In the Lepidochelys kempii isolate rLepKem1 chromosome 3, rLepKem1.hap2, whole genome shotgun sequence genome, one interval contains:
- the VEGFA gene encoding vascular endothelial growth factor A, long form isoform X2, with translation MNFLLTWIHWGLAALLYLHNAKLSQAAPTLGDGERKPNEVIKFLEVYERSFCRTIETLVDIFQEYPDEVEYIFKPSCVPLLRCAGCCGDEGLECVPVEVHNVTMEIMRIKPHQSQHIVHMSFLQHSKCECRPKKDVKAKQEKKSKRGMGKGQKRKRKKSRHCEPCSERRKHLFVQDPQTCKCSCKFTDSRCKSRQLELNERTCRCEKPRR, from the exons ATGAACTTTCTGCTCACTTGGATCCACTGGGGGCTGGCGGCGCTGCTCTATCTCCACAACGCCAAG TTGTCGCAGGCCGCTCCGACccttggggatggggagaggaaacCCAATGAAG TTATCAAGTTCCTGGAGGTCTATGAGCGCAGCTTCTGCAGGACAATTGAGACCCTGGTGGACATTTTCCAGGAGTACCCTGATGAGGTGGAGTACATCTTCAAGCCGTCCTGCGTACCCCTGCTGAGGTGTGCGGGCTGCTGTGGTGACGAGGGCCTAGAATGTGTCCCCGTGGAAGTGCACAACGTCACCATGGAG ATAATGAGAATTAAACCCCATCAGAGTCAGCACATAGTGCACATGAGCTTCTTACAGCACAGTAAATGTGAATGCAG ACCAAAGAAAGACGTCAAAGCTAAACAAGAAAA AAAATCAAAGCGAGGAATGGGGAAGGGGCAAAAGAGAAAGCGCAAGAAAAGCCG TCACTGTGAGCCTTGCTCAGAGAGGAGAAAGCACTTGTTTGTACAAGATCCCCAGACCTGTAAATGTTCCTGCAAATTCACAGACTCACGTTGCAAGTCGAGGCAGCTTGAGTTAAACGAGCGCACTTGCAG ATGTGAAAAGCCGAGACGGTGA
- the VEGFA gene encoding vascular endothelial growth factor A, long form isoform X6 gives MNFLLTWIHWGLAALLYLHNAKLSQAAPTLGDGERKPNEVIKFLEVYERSFCRTIETLVDIFQEYPDEVEYIFKPSCVPLLRCAGCCGDEGLECVPVEVHNVTMEIMRIKPHQSQHIVHMSFLQHSKCECRPKKDVKAKQEKCEKPRR, from the exons ATGAACTTTCTGCTCACTTGGATCCACTGGGGGCTGGCGGCGCTGCTCTATCTCCACAACGCCAAG TTGTCGCAGGCCGCTCCGACccttggggatggggagaggaaacCCAATGAAG TTATCAAGTTCCTGGAGGTCTATGAGCGCAGCTTCTGCAGGACAATTGAGACCCTGGTGGACATTTTCCAGGAGTACCCTGATGAGGTGGAGTACATCTTCAAGCCGTCCTGCGTACCCCTGCTGAGGTGTGCGGGCTGCTGTGGTGACGAGGGCCTAGAATGTGTCCCCGTGGAAGTGCACAACGTCACCATGGAG ATAATGAGAATTAAACCCCATCAGAGTCAGCACATAGTGCACATGAGCTTCTTACAGCACAGTAAATGTGAATGCAG ACCAAAGAAAGACGTCAAAGCTAAACAAGAAAA ATGTGAAAAGCCGAGACGGTGA
- the VEGFA gene encoding vascular endothelial growth factor A, long form isoform X3: protein MNFLLTWIHWGLAALLYLHNAKLSQAAPTLGDGERKPNEVIKFLEVYERSFCRTIETLVDIFQEYPDEVEYIFKPSCVPLLRCAGCCGDEGLECVPVEVHNVTMEIMRIKPHQSQHIVHMSFLQHSKCECRPKKDVKAKQENHCEPCSERRKHLFVQDPQTCKCSCKFTDSRCKSRQLELNERTCRCEKPRR, encoded by the exons ATGAACTTTCTGCTCACTTGGATCCACTGGGGGCTGGCGGCGCTGCTCTATCTCCACAACGCCAAG TTGTCGCAGGCCGCTCCGACccttggggatggggagaggaaacCCAATGAAG TTATCAAGTTCCTGGAGGTCTATGAGCGCAGCTTCTGCAGGACAATTGAGACCCTGGTGGACATTTTCCAGGAGTACCCTGATGAGGTGGAGTACATCTTCAAGCCGTCCTGCGTACCCCTGCTGAGGTGTGCGGGCTGCTGTGGTGACGAGGGCCTAGAATGTGTCCCCGTGGAAGTGCACAACGTCACCATGGAG ATAATGAGAATTAAACCCCATCAGAGTCAGCACATAGTGCACATGAGCTTCTTACAGCACAGTAAATGTGAATGCAG ACCAAAGAAAGACGTCAAAGCTAAACAAGAAAA TCACTGTGAGCCTTGCTCAGAGAGGAGAAAGCACTTGTTTGTACAAGATCCCCAGACCTGTAAATGTTCCTGCAAATTCACAGACTCACGTTGCAAGTCGAGGCAGCTTGAGTTAAACGAGCGCACTTGCAG ATGTGAAAAGCCGAGACGGTGA
- the VEGFA gene encoding vascular endothelial growth factor A, long form isoform X1 yields the protein MNFLLTWIHWGLAALLYLHNAKLSQAAPTLGDGERKPNEVIKFLEVYERSFCRTIETLVDIFQEYPDEVEYIFKPSCVPLLRCAGCCGDEGLECVPVEVHNVTMEIMRIKPHQSQHIVHMSFLQHSKCECRPKKDVKAKQEKKSKRGMGKGQKRKRKKSRYKPLSFHCEPCSERRKHLFVQDPQTCKCSCKFTDSRCKSRQLELNERTCRCEKPRR from the exons ATGAACTTTCTGCTCACTTGGATCCACTGGGGGCTGGCGGCGCTGCTCTATCTCCACAACGCCAAG TTGTCGCAGGCCGCTCCGACccttggggatggggagaggaaacCCAATGAAG TTATCAAGTTCCTGGAGGTCTATGAGCGCAGCTTCTGCAGGACAATTGAGACCCTGGTGGACATTTTCCAGGAGTACCCTGATGAGGTGGAGTACATCTTCAAGCCGTCCTGCGTACCCCTGCTGAGGTGTGCGGGCTGCTGTGGTGACGAGGGCCTAGAATGTGTCCCCGTGGAAGTGCACAACGTCACCATGGAG ATAATGAGAATTAAACCCCATCAGAGTCAGCACATAGTGCACATGAGCTTCTTACAGCACAGTAAATGTGAATGCAG ACCAAAGAAAGACGTCAAAGCTAAACAAGAAAA AAAATCAAAGCGAGGAATGGGGAAGGGGCAAAAGAGAAAGCGCAAGAAAAGCCGGTACAAACCGCTCAGCTT TCACTGTGAGCCTTGCTCAGAGAGGAGAAAGCACTTGTTTGTACAAGATCCCCAGACCTGTAAATGTTCCTGCAAATTCACAGACTCACGTTGCAAGTCGAGGCAGCTTGAGTTAAACGAGCGCACTTGCAG ATGTGAAAAGCCGAGACGGTGA
- the VEGFA gene encoding vascular endothelial growth factor A, long form isoform X4 produces MNFLLTWIHWGLAALLYLHNAKLSQAAPTLGDGERKPNEVIKFLEVYERSFCRTIETLVDIFQEYPDEVEYIFKPSCVPLLRCAGCCGDEGLECVPVEVHNVTMEIMRIKPHQSQHIVHMSFLQHSKCECRPKKDVKAKQEKKSKRGMGKGQKRKRKKSRYKPLSLCEKPRR; encoded by the exons ATGAACTTTCTGCTCACTTGGATCCACTGGGGGCTGGCGGCGCTGCTCTATCTCCACAACGCCAAG TTGTCGCAGGCCGCTCCGACccttggggatggggagaggaaacCCAATGAAG TTATCAAGTTCCTGGAGGTCTATGAGCGCAGCTTCTGCAGGACAATTGAGACCCTGGTGGACATTTTCCAGGAGTACCCTGATGAGGTGGAGTACATCTTCAAGCCGTCCTGCGTACCCCTGCTGAGGTGTGCGGGCTGCTGTGGTGACGAGGGCCTAGAATGTGTCCCCGTGGAAGTGCACAACGTCACCATGGAG ATAATGAGAATTAAACCCCATCAGAGTCAGCACATAGTGCACATGAGCTTCTTACAGCACAGTAAATGTGAATGCAG ACCAAAGAAAGACGTCAAAGCTAAACAAGAAAA AAAATCAAAGCGAGGAATGGGGAAGGGGCAAAAGAGAAAGCGCAAGAAAAGCCGGTACAAACCGCTCAGCTT ATGTGAAAAGCCGAGACGGTGA
- the VEGFA gene encoding vascular endothelial growth factor A, long form isoform X5, protein MNFLLTWIHWGLAALLYLHNAKLSQAAPTLGDGERKPNEVIKFLEVYERSFCRTIETLVDIFQEYPDEVEYIFKPSCVPLLRCAGCCGDEGLECVPVEVHNVTMEIMRIKPHQSQHIVHMSFLQHSKCECRPKKDVKAKQEKKSKRGMGKGQKRKRKKSRCEKPRR, encoded by the exons ATGAACTTTCTGCTCACTTGGATCCACTGGGGGCTGGCGGCGCTGCTCTATCTCCACAACGCCAAG TTGTCGCAGGCCGCTCCGACccttggggatggggagaggaaacCCAATGAAG TTATCAAGTTCCTGGAGGTCTATGAGCGCAGCTTCTGCAGGACAATTGAGACCCTGGTGGACATTTTCCAGGAGTACCCTGATGAGGTGGAGTACATCTTCAAGCCGTCCTGCGTACCCCTGCTGAGGTGTGCGGGCTGCTGTGGTGACGAGGGCCTAGAATGTGTCCCCGTGGAAGTGCACAACGTCACCATGGAG ATAATGAGAATTAAACCCCATCAGAGTCAGCACATAGTGCACATGAGCTTCTTACAGCACAGTAAATGTGAATGCAG ACCAAAGAAAGACGTCAAAGCTAAACAAGAAAA AAAATCAAAGCGAGGAATGGGGAAGGGGCAAAAGAGAAAGCGCAAGAAAAGCCG ATGTGAAAAGCCGAGACGGTGA